One part of the Edaphobacter acidisoli genome encodes these proteins:
- a CDS encoding lytic transglycosylase domain-containing protein, with protein sequence MFLAPSTVDLRADLRRWAFLLLCVPLLFSGCKQNEAAAPGKTPANAMAPAIGQPSGAKPAQASTAAVPSAPQTAQDAAHAAKVQHLIQQAEQTYRQGVTSYQAGQLDAARLNFDAAVDLMLTSGMDLKSDPQLSDEFERLLDRVNSLEMASLKQGNGFSQQIEAAPLDTANEVTFPANAALTAKLENELKTTHSDFPLVINDYVAGFISYFSNNPKGHAHLIASLERAGKYKDMISKDLRDAGVPQDLMYLAVAESGFQPQALNARSGAGGMWQFMPTGAYGLARNGWYDERFDPEKSSKAYARYMKSLYDQFGDWYLAMAAYDWGPGYVQRAVMKTGYADFWELYKRNVLPGETKNYVPGIIAAIIMAKNPTQYGLDKLVPDPPVVSDTVTVDSAIDLRLVADVTGAPLDEIVALNPSLLRMTTPNDMPFDLHIPVGTTDTFHSRIKDIPDDKRNTWRFHVVRDGETLDGIATQFHTRASEIAEENDIAAGDSVDTGDELVIPVASVSASVRPQHYKTRRGDTLVTVADRFGVTVESLRRWNHLRSNTLPSGKYLTVAEPIRLAPHSRTRRRSSHTRASSRTRKTAIHADPEHTSTHHTKSKSHTTTKSSSSKKKHKAVR encoded by the coding sequence ATGTTTCTGGCCCCTTCCACAGTTGACCTGCGAGCAGACCTGCGCCGATGGGCGTTCCTGCTTCTTTGCGTTCCTCTGCTCTTCTCTGGCTGCAAGCAGAATGAAGCCGCAGCCCCGGGCAAGACGCCGGCGAATGCGATGGCCCCCGCCATCGGCCAGCCGTCCGGAGCAAAGCCCGCGCAGGCATCGACAGCCGCAGTGCCTTCAGCACCACAGACTGCGCAGGACGCGGCCCACGCCGCAAAGGTGCAGCACCTCATCCAGCAGGCCGAGCAGACCTACCGCCAGGGCGTCACCAGCTATCAGGCTGGACAGCTCGACGCCGCGCGCCTGAACTTCGACGCCGCCGTCGACCTCATGCTCACCAGCGGCATGGACCTCAAGAGCGACCCGCAGCTCTCCGACGAATTCGAGCGCCTGCTCGACCGCGTCAACTCGCTCGAGATGGCCTCGCTCAAGCAGGGCAACGGCTTCTCACAGCAGATCGAGGCCGCGCCGCTCGACACCGCCAACGAAGTCACCTTCCCGGCCAACGCCGCGCTGACCGCAAAACTCGAAAACGAACTCAAGACCACGCACTCCGACTTCCCGCTCGTCATCAACGACTACGTCGCCGGCTTCATCAGCTACTTCTCAAATAATCCCAAAGGCCACGCGCACCTGATTGCCTCGCTCGAACGCGCAGGCAAGTATAAGGACATGATCTCGAAGGACCTCCGCGACGCGGGCGTGCCGCAGGACCTCATGTACCTGGCCGTCGCCGAATCCGGCTTTCAGCCGCAGGCGCTCAATGCTCGCTCAGGCGCGGGCGGCATGTGGCAGTTCATGCCCACCGGAGCCTACGGCCTCGCGCGTAACGGCTGGTACGATGAACGCTTCGATCCCGAGAAAAGCTCGAAGGCATACGCCCGCTACATGAAGTCGCTCTACGATCAGTTCGGCGACTGGTATCTCGCCATGGCCGCCTATGACTGGGGCCCAGGCTACGTACAGCGCGCCGTCATGAAGACCGGCTACGCCGACTTCTGGGAGCTCTACAAACGCAACGTGCTTCCCGGCGAGACCAAGAACTACGTGCCCGGCATCATCGCCGCCATCATCATGGCAAAGAACCCAACGCAGTATGGACTCGACAAGCTCGTGCCCGACCCGCCCGTCGTCTCCGACACCGTCACGGTCGACAGCGCGATCGACCTGCGCCTCGTCGCCGACGTCACCGGCGCGCCGCTCGACGAGATCGTCGCCCTCAATCCCAGCCTGCTGCGCATGACGACACCAAACGACATGCCGTTCGACCTGCACATCCCCGTCGGCACCACAGACACCTTCCACTCGCGCATCAAAGACATTCCCGACGACAAGCGCAACACCTGGCGCTTCCACGTCGTGCGCGACGGCGAGACGCTCGACGGCATCGCAACCCAGTTCCACACCCGCGCCAGCGAGATCGCCGAAGAGAATGACATCGCCGCCGGCGACAGCGTCGATACAGGCGACGAGCTCGTCATCCCCGTCGCCAGCGTATCTGCCAGCGTGCGTCCGCAACACTACAAGACACGCCGCGGAGACACGCTCGTCACCGTCGCCGACCGCTTCGGCGTCACCGTCGAATCGCTGCGAAGGTGGAATCATCTCCGCTCCAACACGCTTCCGTCAGGAAAATATTTAACCGTCGCCGAACCCATCCGGCTGGCCCCGCACAGCCGCACACGCCGGCGCTCCTCGCACACGCGCGCTTCCTCACGCACGCGAAAGACCGCGATCCACGCGGATCCGGAGCACACCAGCACACATCACACAAAGTCGAAATCGCACACGACTACCAAATCGAGCTCGTCCAAAAAGAAACACAAAGCTGTTCGATAA
- a CDS encoding glycoside hydrolase family 30 protein → MSPNRHESSTAKNKTLHPLTRRNFLGQAAMLAGAGAAASVAPGMTGQIAAQNSIGGVTWISTTAASRWQQKPLRGPGWQWDTLDARVATEATGPVLAGFGACFNELGWTALNALDSSNRDAIFKELFEPGFGASFNLCRMPLGANDFSRGWYSYDEHDGDFALDHFSIANDLETLVPFIKQAQQYSPDLELWASPWSPPSWMKRNKHYAAAMQFIPGQPPNGLTPDRVGKEGTDLFIQDEKYFQAYALYFGRFIDAYREQGIRVGMVMPQNEFNSAQPFPSCTWTPEGLARFVRHLGPEMAKRDVEVFFGTLERANESLLNVVLADQDAGRYIKGVGVQWAGKGAIAQIHRDHPALTLYQSEQECGDGKNTWAYAGYCWDLMKHYLRSGASGYMYWNIALVPGGESHWGWPQNSLITVTPQAKTYAFNHEYYVMKHVSHFVQKGAQRLEVTGTEDNALAFLNPDKSLAVILRNESAYERPVNVAIGERTIAGSMEPDSFNTLLVREA, encoded by the coding sequence GTGAGTCCAAACCGGCACGAAAGTTCGACAGCAAAGAACAAGACGCTCCATCCACTGACGCGGCGCAATTTTCTAGGGCAGGCGGCAATGCTCGCCGGAGCAGGCGCAGCGGCGTCCGTCGCGCCAGGAATGACCGGGCAGATCGCTGCACAAAACTCCATCGGTGGCGTGACATGGATCTCCACGACGGCAGCCTCGCGCTGGCAGCAGAAGCCGCTGCGCGGCCCGGGGTGGCAGTGGGACACGCTCGACGCCCGAGTCGCCACCGAGGCCACAGGCCCCGTCCTCGCGGGCTTTGGCGCATGCTTCAATGAGCTCGGCTGGACCGCGCTCAACGCGCTCGACAGCAGCAACCGCGACGCCATCTTCAAGGAGCTCTTCGAGCCTGGCTTCGGCGCGAGCTTCAACCTCTGCCGCATGCCCTTAGGCGCGAACGACTTCTCGCGCGGCTGGTACTCCTATGACGAGCACGACGGCGACTTTGCGCTCGATCACTTCAGCATCGCCAACGATCTCGAGACGCTGGTGCCGTTCATCAAGCAGGCGCAGCAGTACAGCCCGGACCTCGAGCTGTGGGCATCGCCCTGGAGTCCGCCCTCGTGGATGAAGCGCAACAAACACTACGCCGCGGCCATGCAGTTTATTCCCGGCCAGCCGCCAAACGGACTCACACCCGACCGCGTAGGCAAAGAAGGCACCGATCTCTTCATTCAGGATGAAAAATACTTCCAGGCCTACGCACTTTACTTCGGCCGCTTCATCGACGCCTACCGCGAGCAAGGCATCCGCGTAGGGATGGTGATGCCACAAAATGAGTTCAACTCAGCACAGCCCTTCCCCAGTTGCACGTGGACGCCCGAGGGTCTGGCACGCTTCGTGCGGCATCTTGGGCCTGAGATGGCAAAGCGCGACGTCGAAGTCTTCTTCGGCACGCTCGAGCGCGCCAACGAATCCCTGCTCAACGTCGTGCTGGCCGATCAGGACGCGGGCCGATACATCAAAGGCGTCGGCGTGCAGTGGGCGGGCAAAGGAGCCATCGCACAGATCCACCGCGACCACCCTGCGCTCACCCTCTACCAGTCGGAACAGGAGTGCGGCGACGGCAAAAATACCTGGGCCTACGCGGGCTACTGCTGGGACCTGATGAAGCACTACCTGCGCTCCGGAGCCAGCGGCTACATGTATTGGAACATCGCGCTTGTGCCCGGCGGCGAAAGCCACTGGGGCTGGCCGCAAAACTCGCTCATCACGGTCACGCCGCAGGCAAAGACCTATGCTTTCAACCACGAGTACTACGTCATGAAGCACGTCAGCCACTTCGTCCAGAAGGGCGCTCAGCGTCTTGAAGTCACCGGCACCGAAGACAACGCGCTCGCGTTCCTCAATCCAGACAAGAGCCTCGCCGTCATCCTGCGCAACGAGAGCGCGTACGAGCGTCCCGTAAACGTGGCCATCGGTGAACGAACCATCGCTGGCTCGATGGAGCCTGACTCGTTCAACACGCTGCTCGTCCGCGAAGCCTAG